The Pontibacter pudoricolor genome contains a region encoding:
- a CDS encoding DUF2911 domain-containing protein — translation MKNTRIFALLALLLAFVFSTATMAQDQKPKASPPATATGKVGDATVTINYSSPSVKGRTIWGELVPYGQVWRSGANEATTITFDKPVMVEGKPLAAGTYSFYTIPAEDKWTVIFNKTAKQWGTQYDEKQDALRVTVTPMKAPTMNERLKYDVNSNGLLLSWENMAVPVKITTAKK, via the coding sequence TTGCTGGCGTTTGTATTTTCTACGGCAACTATGGCCCAGGATCAGAAGCCAAAGGCTAGTCCTCCGGCAACGGCTACTGGTAAAGTTGGTGACGCTACAGTAACTATAAACTATAGCAGCCCATCGGTTAAAGGCCGTACCATTTGGGGAGAGCTGGTGCCTTACGGACAAGTATGGCGCTCCGGCGCGAACGAGGCGACTACTATTACTTTTGATAAACCGGTCATGGTAGAAGGCAAGCCCTTGGCAGCAGGTACGTATAGTTTCTACACTATTCCGGCAGAAGATAAATGGACCGTAATCTTCAATAAAACGGCCAAGCAGTGGGGCACACAGTACGACGAAAAGCAGGATGCCCTGCGCGTAACAGTAACGCCCATGAAAGCACCAACTATGAATGAGCGCCTGAAATACGATGTGAACAGCAACGGCTTACTGCTGAGCTGGGAAAACATGGCTGTGCCGGTTAAAATTACGACAGCTAAAAAATAA
- a CDS encoding CPBP family intramembrane glutamic endopeptidase, which yields MARVYATVFYSVAVLFGLVHITNYTDFNYASLALLLIPVLIAPQIWAGLSIGYMRVKYGFFWGFFLHAAHNAVFLGTGLLFMSQLEEKLNIRNENYSLKVEEHFYYDKSAGSKSVIADDTAAFVNIKLNDAITQLLQTEEVSIVNNSGSKLTRAVNLYYKSQAPDLSKTKADILSELQKLYKFDVSKADVEKEMWDVKVENLTALAANISDRGDKTSEVRVDKKGIEMKNVTITELLTALQKEYNIALADQTTDAGRYNFTFSKKSFQELKTELKEKYGLALQSKMIMTQQALVEFRK from the coding sequence ATGGCCCGGGTATATGCAACCGTATTTTATAGTGTAGCGGTGCTTTTCGGGTTGGTGCACATCACCAACTATACTGATTTTAATTATGCGTCGCTGGCGCTGTTATTAATTCCGGTACTGATCGCGCCGCAGATCTGGGCAGGTTTGTCGATAGGGTATATGCGTGTAAAGTATGGCTTCTTTTGGGGCTTCTTTTTGCATGCGGCGCATAATGCTGTTTTTCTGGGAACAGGGCTGCTGTTTATGAGTCAGCTGGAAGAAAAACTGAACATCCGTAACGAGAACTATAGTTTGAAAGTGGAAGAACATTTTTACTATGATAAAAGTGCAGGCTCTAAAAGTGTAATTGCAGATGATACAGCAGCTTTTGTAAACATAAAATTAAACGATGCGATCACGCAACTGCTTCAGACAGAAGAAGTATCTATCGTTAATAACTCGGGCAGCAAATTAACCAGAGCGGTAAACCTGTACTATAAAAGCCAGGCACCGGACCTGAGCAAAACCAAGGCAGACATTCTTTCCGAACTACAAAAGCTGTATAAGTTTGACGTAAGCAAAGCTGATGTAGAAAAGGAAATGTGGGATGTAAAAGTTGAGAACCTAACGGCGCTGGCAGCCAATATATCTGACAGAGGCGACAAAACATCAGAGGTCAGGGTTGACAAAAAAGGCATCGAAATGAAGAACGTGACCATCACTGAGCTTCTGACTGCCCTGCAAAAAGAATACAACATAGCGCTGGCCGACCAAACTACTGATGCAGGCAGGTATAACTTTACCTTCAGTAAAAAAAGCTTTCAAGAACTGAAAACAGAGCTAAAAGAAAAGTATGGCTTAGCGTTGCAGTCTAAAATGATCATGACACAGCAGGCCTTAGTCGAATTCAGGAAGTAA
- a CDS encoding HEAT repeat domain-containing protein, translating to MPVLDKLATSLNRRDEEPNKQLAQTIAEADDTEAVKELVGLLQHKDKNIQSDAIKVLDETGALKPELVVPYVSELVTLLRSKNNRMVWGTMAALSAIAPAAPTILYDNLVAILEAAAKGSVITKDHTVKILTILAATPAYTDDCIALLLDQLKDAPVNQLPAYAEITATIVTPNYSQEMARILTQRLPEVTQGAKHRRLSKVLQKLQK from the coding sequence ATGCCCGTTCTAGACAAATTAGCTACCAGCCTGAACCGCCGCGACGAGGAGCCCAACAAGCAACTGGCCCAAACTATAGCTGAAGCCGATGATACGGAGGCTGTAAAAGAGCTGGTGGGTTTGCTGCAGCACAAAGACAAAAACATACAAAGCGACGCGATCAAGGTGCTGGATGAAACCGGTGCATTGAAACCGGAACTGGTAGTGCCTTATGTTTCGGAGCTGGTGACATTATTGCGATCAAAAAATAACCGGATGGTTTGGGGAACTATGGCAGCGTTAAGCGCTATTGCTCCGGCTGCGCCAACTATACTTTACGATAATCTGGTTGCTATTTTAGAAGCTGCGGCCAAAGGCTCGGTTATCACCAAAGACCACACTGTTAAAATACTGACCATACTTGCAGCCACGCCCGCTTACACCGACGACTGTATTGCCCTGCTGCTGGACCAACTGAAAGACGCGCCCGTAAACCAACTGCCAGCTTATGCCGAAATTACTGCAACTATAGTTACACCCAACTATAGCCAGGAAATGGCCCGCATACTTACCCAAAGGCTACCCGAAGTAACACAGGGTGCCAAGCACAGGCGGCTTTCCAAAGTGCTGCAGAAGCTTCAGAAATGA
- a CDS encoding DUF2157 domain-containing protein produces MQKITRDIFYTIARHSNWRAQSIANWLRKEKVYTDFEDWVKFLQLFLLGLGGSFIVAGVVFFFAYNWADMHKFVKLGLLESLLLIVTLTAVFSNRSKVVKNVLLTGSVMLTGVLFAVFGQIYQTGANAYDFFFGWTMSVVLWVVVSRFQPLWLVLLALINTTFILYINQVATNMPFNYVVNILFGINAATVIVWEVLHARTIIRSSHKWFPRVMALAAIVPLTMSMVVAMYDNFRVDYGLCFILAAITYSAGIWQGLRTKELFYLSVIPFSLIIVVAAGIVRLAGSDPVGVFLFASLFVIGSITLLIRNIIHINRKWHGTAQ; encoded by the coding sequence ATGCAAAAAATCACCCGCGATATTTTTTATACCATTGCCCGGCACAGCAACTGGCGGGCGCAAAGCATTGCCAACTGGCTCCGGAAAGAGAAAGTATATACTGATTTTGAAGACTGGGTAAAGTTTCTGCAGTTGTTTTTGCTGGGGCTGGGCGGAAGTTTTATAGTTGCCGGCGTCGTGTTCTTTTTCGCCTACAACTGGGCCGACATGCACAAGTTCGTGAAGCTGGGTTTGCTGGAAAGCCTGCTGCTTATAGTTACGCTGACTGCCGTGTTCAGTAACCGGAGCAAAGTGGTAAAAAATGTGCTGCTCACGGGCAGTGTCATGCTCACCGGAGTACTATTCGCCGTGTTCGGGCAGATCTACCAGACCGGAGCCAATGCTTACGACTTCTTTTTTGGCTGGACGATGAGCGTGGTGCTTTGGGTGGTTGTTTCACGGTTTCAGCCGTTGTGGCTTGTCCTGCTGGCGCTTATCAACACTACGTTTATACTATACATTAACCAGGTGGCTACCAACATGCCGTTCAATTATGTGGTGAACATTCTTTTCGGGATAAATGCTGCAACGGTTATAGTTTGGGAAGTGCTGCATGCGCGTACTATAATCCGGAGCTCGCACAAATGGTTTCCGAGGGTAATGGCGCTGGCGGCCATTGTGCCATTAACTATGAGCATGGTGGTGGCGATGTATGACAATTTCAGGGTGGATTACGGGCTGTGTTTTATACTGGCAGCAATTACTTATTCGGCTGGCATCTGGCAGGGGCTTCGCACCAAAGAGTTGTTTTACCTCAGCGTTATTCCTTTTAGTTTAATTATAGTTGTGGCGGCAGGGATAGTGCGCCTGGCAGGTTCCGATCCTGTCGGCGTTTTCTTATTTGCCAGCCTTTTTGTGATCGGAAGCATTACGCTGCTTATTCGTAACATCATTCACATTAACCGTAAGTGGCATGGCACAGCTCAGTAA
- a CDS encoding DUF4401 domain-containing protein encodes MAQLSNDKLQRVLQTIAQEEGDSFTFDAAKIEAEAHFSSSLYTNLPVKLLTIFGGFLATLFFMGFLFTTGLYNSDVAMLVFGVAFIVASEVLNRLRDDLLLSSVSVSLNITGYLLFGIGVSELSNDTTLALTLATIAAAFILVSEGTVLVFLSVLVLNGSLMSLPYILRISDLIHVYVGLIATLLTYLSLHEAKLISQSIKLNKRYGPVRMGLVFSLVGVLILLSHQEFDADSVNHLWIATILLAGALLFVLRRIMQETGVTDVKTQTIVYACVCVMLAPTIATPSISGALLIVLSSCYIGHRVSFIVGLLALGYFIILYYYNLHLTLLAKSGILVLTGCLFLGGLYFLNRYISNHAK; translated from the coding sequence ATGGCACAGCTCAGTAACGATAAACTGCAGCGCGTGCTGCAAACTATAGCACAGGAAGAGGGCGACAGCTTTACATTTGATGCTGCAAAAATTGAAGCCGAAGCGCATTTTAGTTCGTCGCTCTACACCAACCTGCCTGTAAAGCTGCTTACCATTTTTGGTGGCTTCCTGGCAACGCTCTTTTTCATGGGCTTCCTGTTTACCACCGGCCTTTACAACTCTGATGTAGCGATGCTGGTGTTTGGCGTAGCTTTTATAGTTGCCTCCGAAGTACTAAACCGCCTGCGCGACGACCTGTTGCTGAGTTCTGTAAGCGTGTCGCTGAACATTACCGGTTACCTGCTTTTCGGGATAGGCGTTAGTGAACTGAGCAACGATACAACACTGGCTTTAACCCTGGCAACTATAGCGGCAGCTTTTATACTCGTGTCGGAAGGTACGGTGCTGGTTTTTTTGTCGGTGTTGGTGCTGAATGGCAGTTTAATGAGCCTGCCCTACATTCTGAGAATTTCTGACCTGATACATGTATATGTTGGATTAATAGCGACTTTACTCACTTACCTGAGCTTACACGAGGCAAAACTTATCTCACAAAGCATTAAACTGAACAAACGTTATGGTCCCGTACGCATGGGGCTGGTTTTCTCGCTGGTTGGGGTACTTATCCTTCTCTCGCACCAGGAGTTTGATGCAGACAGCGTAAATCATCTCTGGATAGCAACGATACTGTTAGCAGGTGCTTTATTGTTTGTGCTGCGCCGCATTATGCAGGAAACAGGCGTTACGGATGTCAAAACCCAAACTATAGTTTATGCTTGTGTGTGTGTAATGTTGGCGCCAACTATAGCTACACCAAGCATCTCAGGAGCATTACTTATAGTACTTTCCAGCTGTTACATCGGGCACCGGGTCAGTTTTATAGTTGGTTTGCTGGCGCTGGGCTACTTTATCATTTTGTATTACTATAATTTACACCTCACACTGCTGGCAAAATCAGGTATACTGGTGCTTACCGGCTGCCTGTTCTTAGGTGGGTTATACTTTCTAAACCGTTACATCAGCAACCATGCGAAATAA
- a CDS encoding GDYXXLXY domain-containing protein, which yields MRNNLKSIVVLVNMVLVLALFNWSVVQKEDTLENGEFVLLKLAPVDPRSLMQGDYMRLSYAISQTPNLDKLKSRGYAVVKLDAQQVAQLVRYQPGKEPLQEGELLLKYNKGNWALNLGAESYFFEEGQAKTFETAEYGGLRVDEEGNSILIGLYDKNRQLLTPKRLGEAQ from the coding sequence ATGCGAAATAACCTTAAATCTATAGTTGTGCTCGTGAACATGGTGCTGGTGCTGGCGCTTTTTAACTGGTCGGTGGTGCAGAAAGAAGACACCCTGGAAAATGGTGAATTTGTGTTGCTGAAACTGGCCCCCGTAGACCCTCGCTCTTTAATGCAGGGCGATTACATGCGCCTGAGCTACGCCATCAGCCAGACGCCAAACCTGGACAAGCTCAAAAGCCGTGGTTATGCAGTAGTAAAACTCGATGCGCAGCAGGTAGCACAATTAGTAAGGTACCAACCCGGAAAAGAACCGCTGCAGGAAGGCGAGCTGCTGCTGAAATACAACAAAGGCAACTGGGCCCTCAACTTAGGCGCAGAGTCTTATTTTTTTGAGGAAGGTCAGGCTAAAACATTTGAAACGGCGGAATATGGCGGCCTGCGTGTGGATGAAGAAGGGAACAGTATTCTGATAGGCCTTTATGATAAGAACAGACAGTTATTAACACCAAAGCGATTGGGAGAAGCACAGTAG
- a CDS encoding GNAT family N-acetyltransferase codes for MHITEPSTPEQFERYYRLRYQTLRQPWGQPEGSERAPDDDTAIHAMLVNDAGETVGVCRMHLQTPHEAQLRFMGIHPSYQGKGLGKLLLDYLEDKARTMGAQTIVLQSREKAVSFYERNGYHVTGKTHLLFGTIQHYKMEKQL; via the coding sequence ATGCATATAACAGAGCCATCCACACCAGAACAGTTCGAGCGTTATTACCGCCTGCGTTACCAGACCCTGCGCCAGCCATGGGGCCAGCCCGAAGGCAGCGAGCGCGCTCCCGACGATGATACTGCCATACATGCCATGCTGGTAAACGATGCCGGCGAAACAGTAGGCGTGTGCCGCATGCACCTGCAAACTCCACACGAGGCGCAACTACGTTTTATGGGCATACACCCCAGTTATCAGGGAAAAGGATTAGGAAAGCTGCTGCTGGATTACCTCGAAGACAAAGCCCGGACCATGGGAGCCCAGACTATAGTGTTACAGTCCCGCGAAAAAGCAGTTAGTTTTTACGAGCGCAACGGCTACCACGTAACCGGGAAAACACACCTGCTTTTTGGCACCATCCAGCACTATAAAATGGAGAAGCAACTATAG
- a CDS encoding YajQ family cyclic di-GMP-binding protein, protein MASFDIVSKVDPQVMDNAVNVARKEIMNRYDFRDTKGSLEYDKKASEVKIVMENDMRVQHTEDVLMSKMVKQGLDATALDFSKEAYQSGAMVKKDIKVKAGIDKESSKKIMKLIKDSKVKVSAAIMDETIRVTGKKIDDLQQIIAVLRGNAEEIGMPLQFVNMKS, encoded by the coding sequence ATGGCATCTTTTGATATTGTAAGCAAAGTGGACCCGCAGGTTATGGATAACGCCGTAAATGTGGCCCGCAAAGAGATCATGAACCGATACGATTTCAGGGACACGAAAGGCAGCCTGGAATACGATAAAAAAGCCAGCGAGGTGAAGATCGTAATGGAAAACGACATGCGCGTGCAGCATACCGAAGATGTGCTGATGAGCAAAATGGTGAAGCAGGGACTGGACGCAACCGCACTTGACTTCTCGAAGGAAGCTTACCAGAGCGGCGCCATGGTTAAAAAAGACATTAAAGTAAAAGCCGGTATCGATAAGGAGTCGTCTAAAAAAATAATGAAGCTGATAAAAGACAGCAAAGTGAAAGTGTCGGCTGCCATAATGGATGAAACGATACGGGTAACCGGTAAGAAAATAGACGACCTGCAGCAGATAATAGCCGTGTTGCGCGGCAACGCCGAAGAGATAGGCATGCCCTTGCAGTTCGTGAACATGAAAAGCTAA
- a CDS encoding TerC family protein, giving the protein MEIFANPDTWISLLTLTFMEVVLGIDNIVFISIIVARLPKEQQAKGRTIGLMLALVFRVILLLFISYIVQAKEPLFTLELPFTADVLDVSIRDLILFAGGLFLLAKSTTEIHNKLEGEEETQGSAKPTATLGKILIQIILIDIVFSFDSILTAVGLVDNVLIMIIAVVISMVIMLLFAKYVSDFVNKHPTIKMLALSFLLLIGVMLVAEAFHVEIPKGYIYFAMFFSLLVEMLNMKLRKKVEPVHLRQSDLKDDDAYTIID; this is encoded by the coding sequence ATGGAGATATTTGCCAACCCGGATACCTGGATAAGTTTGCTTACACTGACCTTTATGGAGGTGGTGCTGGGTATAGATAACATCGTATTTATCTCGATCATAGTTGCCAGGCTGCCAAAAGAACAACAGGCAAAAGGGCGAACTATAGGTTTGATGCTGGCGCTTGTATTCAGGGTGATACTGCTGCTTTTCATAAGCTATATTGTGCAGGCCAAAGAGCCGTTGTTTACATTGGAACTGCCATTTACGGCTGATGTGCTGGATGTATCGATTCGGGATCTGATTCTGTTTGCCGGTGGTTTGTTCCTGCTTGCTAAAAGCACCACCGAGATACACAACAAACTGGAAGGCGAAGAAGAAACGCAAGGCTCTGCTAAACCGACGGCCACGCTTGGTAAAATTCTGATCCAGATCATCCTCATCGACATCGTTTTCTCTTTCGACTCTATTTTAACGGCTGTCGGGCTGGTAGATAACGTGCTGATCATGATCATAGCCGTAGTTATTTCGATGGTTATCATGCTGCTGTTTGCCAAGTATGTAAGCGATTTCGTGAACAAGCACCCAACGATAAAAATGCTGGCGCTGTCGTTCCTGCTCCTGATTGGGGTTATGCTGGTGGCTGAAGCCTTCCATGTAGAGATACCGAAAGGATACATCTACTTTGCCATGTTCTTCTCGCTGCTTGTGGAAATGCTGAACATGAAACTGCGCAAAAAAGTGGAGCCTGTGCATCTGCGCCAAAGCGATCTGAAAGACGACGATGCCTATACCATTATAGACTAG
- a CDS encoding M20/M25/M40 family metallo-hydrolase — MAHYDSQPNTLGAADDGAGIAAMLETARAIKQGEPLQNDVIFLMTDGEEYGLYGAKAFLKHPWAKEVGVIVNVEARGNSGPSMTFEISPENGWVIEQFAKAAPYPIANSLAYEVYRKMPNDTDFTVFRKEGYAGVNSAFVDGFVHYHKLTDSPENMDKNSLQHHGSNMLALARHFGNIPLENTKAADKVFFNPIGTWLVHYPAWQTIVWVILASVLLTIVFIVGLKRKAFTVLQVAGSFMLYLLLIAIVAGLFIPLNAFVTGFLPYTHSHNGVYGSDSFFIAYLLLALGLFMLLTWLALRWVRLFALLVGVYLVWFALLLVVLFIVPSVSYLFLFPLLFCLAGSLVVLVNDLHRREEVCWQYVTVILLALLPAIFIVFPIVKLLFVVFALQMPVAMVAVLLLLLGLAVPLLVVLERSFSWRFLPLLPLLLLLAGAVHTMQPVAGEEPTAERPLHSHVSYYLNTDTNKAFWASAFTQTDDWNQQFFPNPTTAPLSGIYPMAARDYLKNEAETIDLQAPVAELVQEVPIGTERFLQLKLSSPAGGAHMEVILQPQHPDDIIEANLNGEALPLQPIKTDTTTFYLVRVHGLPVSKEVMLDVKLSKNSKLNLLLYDQTIGLPAQLIRQPRPNYVVPEQGRDSNLTIVRKSYSF, encoded by the coding sequence ATGGCGCATTACGACTCGCAACCAAACACCTTAGGCGCTGCCGACGATGGCGCAGGCATTGCCGCCATGCTGGAAACTGCCCGCGCCATAAAACAAGGAGAGCCGCTGCAGAACGATGTGATATTCCTGATGACAGACGGGGAAGAGTATGGTTTGTATGGCGCAAAAGCTTTTTTAAAGCACCCGTGGGCAAAAGAGGTTGGGGTTATAGTTAACGTGGAGGCACGTGGCAACAGCGGCCCAAGTATGACCTTCGAGATCAGTCCTGAAAATGGCTGGGTGATAGAACAGTTTGCCAAAGCTGCCCCTTACCCCATTGCTAATTCGCTGGCCTATGAAGTGTACCGTAAGATGCCGAACGATACCGATTTTACCGTGTTCCGGAAAGAAGGCTACGCAGGTGTTAACTCGGCTTTTGTAGATGGCTTTGTGCACTATCACAAACTAACCGACTCCCCCGAAAACATGGACAAGAATAGCCTGCAACACCATGGCAGCAACATGCTGGCACTGGCCCGCCACTTCGGGAACATCCCGTTAGAGAACACCAAAGCAGCGGACAAAGTATTTTTTAACCCTATCGGAACCTGGCTGGTGCATTACCCGGCATGGCAAACTATAGTTTGGGTGATACTTGCCTCGGTGCTGCTAACTATAGTTTTTATAGTTGGGCTGAAGCGGAAAGCATTTACGGTACTACAAGTGGCCGGCAGCTTTATGTTATATTTGTTGCTGATAGCTATAGTCGCCGGCCTGTTTATACCGCTAAATGCCTTTGTAACCGGTTTTCTGCCTTATACTCATAGCCACAACGGCGTGTATGGCAGCGATAGTTTTTTTATAGCGTACCTGCTGCTGGCGCTGGGCTTATTTATGCTGCTTACCTGGCTGGCCTTACGCTGGGTGCGTTTATTCGCGTTGCTCGTGGGCGTTTACCTGGTTTGGTTTGCGCTGTTGCTGGTGGTGCTGTTTATAGTTCCTTCGGTTTCTTACCTGTTCCTGTTTCCGTTATTGTTCTGCCTGGCGGGTTCGTTGGTTGTATTGGTAAATGACCTGCACCGCCGGGAGGAGGTTTGCTGGCAGTATGTTACAGTTATATTGCTGGCGCTGTTGCCGGCCATTTTTATAGTGTTCCCGATCGTTAAGCTCCTGTTTGTGGTTTTTGCTTTGCAGATGCCGGTAGCGATGGTGGCTGTGCTGCTTTTGTTGCTAGGGCTTGCCGTGCCGTTGCTGGTAGTTTTGGAGCGTAGTTTTAGCTGGAGATTTCTGCCTTTGCTGCCCCTTTTGCTTTTGCTGGCAGGCGCGGTACATACTATGCAGCCGGTAGCCGGCGAGGAACCAACCGCTGAACGACCACTGCACAGCCATGTAAGCTATTATCTGAATACTGATACCAATAAAGCTTTCTGGGCATCTGCCTTCACGCAAACCGACGACTGGAATCAGCAGTTTTTCCCGAACCCAACCACAGCGCCGCTTTCCGGAATTTACCCGATGGCTGCCCGTGATTACCTGAAAAACGAAGCTGAAACTATAGACCTGCAGGCCCCGGTGGCCGAACTGGTGCAGGAAGTACCGATAGGCACAGAACGTTTCCTGCAGCTAAAATTAAGCTCACCGGCAGGAGGTGCGCACATGGAAGTAATCCTGCAACCCCAGCACCCGGACGATATAATAGAAGCCAACCTGAATGGCGAAGCGCTACCTTTGCAGCCCATTAAAACCGATACGACAACCTTTTACCTCGTACGCGTGCATGGCCTGCCGGTATCTAAAGAAGTGATGCTGGATGTAAAGCTGAGCAAAAACAGTAAACTTAATCTGCTGCTTTACGACCAAACGATCGGTTTACCAGCGCAACTCATTCGCCAGCCACGGCCAAACTATGTAGTACCGGAGCAGGGCCGCGACAGTAACCTGACTATAGTTAGGAAGAGCTATAGTTTCTGA
- a CDS encoding DUF4142 domain-containing protein encodes MFTNKLTTLALVLLFLSLQACDKQRTSQSDTTEVTYTLDRHEPSPMFWDYAASTSMLQTELGKLASEKSQDSMVLTFADSALVIHSKALTRLRSIAEKYKHIQLPDSLTGSDKEMVEEFKLLEGKEFEKRYLEYLVLNHKAQLNRYQETLSETEDPALRQWLNTMRARLRGQLQFYAEVDTVKEVD; translated from the coding sequence ATGTTTACAAATAAGCTGACAACCCTTGCCTTAGTTCTTTTATTTCTTTCTCTGCAGGCCTGCGACAAGCAGAGAACCTCTCAAAGTGATACCACCGAAGTAACCTATACATTAGACAGGCACGAGCCAAGCCCCATGTTCTGGGATTATGCTGCCAGTACCAGTATGCTACAAACCGAACTAGGTAAACTGGCCTCCGAAAAGTCGCAGGATTCGATGGTGCTTACTTTTGCCGACAGCGCATTGGTCATTCATTCAAAAGCGCTGACAAGGCTGCGCAGCATAGCTGAGAAGTATAAGCACATACAACTGCCGGATAGCCTCACCGGCTCCGATAAAGAAATGGTAGAAGAGTTTAAACTGCTGGAAGGAAAGGAGTTTGAGAAACGTTACCTGGAGTACCTCGTGCTTAACCACAAAGCCCAGCTAAACCGCTACCAGGAAACGTTAAGCGAAACCGAAGACCCTGCTTTGCGCCAGTGGCTGAATACGATGCGGGCACGCCTGCGCGGCCAGCTGCAATTTTATGCTGAGGTAGATACCGTAAAAGAAGTGGATTAA
- a CDS encoding dipeptidase: MNTPTPAQLPIIDLHCDLLVYLTDVPGSMQDNVEEIGCALPSLAQGNLKLQVMAIYCATAPGSTNYAKKQSEAFKLLAEADNNLTPVTNPDQLQQALQANTTGMVAAIENASGFCEEDEPLEEGFKKLEKIINDVDRVLYISMTHSLANRFGGGNYTTQGITRDGKMLLDYMHGRHIAIDMSHTSDALAYDILEHIDKEKLDIPVIASHSNFRQVWEHARNLPRELVQEIVHRKGLIGMNFLRSFLNDDKPEAIFEHIMHGFANGAEDAICFGADYFYTADEKYADQQPFYFPDLVHAGVSYSYILKRLQHQLSPEQLQKLAYGNAVQFLERIWTKP; this comes from the coding sequence ATGAATACTCCGACTCCTGCCCAACTTCCGATCATTGACCTGCACTGCGACCTGTTAGTTTACCTGACCGATGTGCCGGGCTCGATGCAGGATAACGTGGAAGAAATAGGATGCGCGTTGCCCTCGCTGGCCCAGGGAAACCTGAAGCTACAGGTAATGGCGATTTACTGCGCTACTGCACCCGGCAGCACCAACTATGCAAAAAAGCAGAGCGAAGCCTTTAAGCTGTTAGCTGAAGCCGACAATAACCTTACACCCGTTACCAACCCCGACCAACTACAGCAGGCCTTACAGGCAAATACAACCGGCATGGTGGCAGCCATCGAGAATGCATCCGGGTTTTGCGAAGAGGACGAGCCACTGGAAGAGGGGTTTAAGAAACTGGAAAAGATAATTAACGATGTTGATCGCGTACTCTACATCAGCATGACCCATAGTTTGGCCAACCGGTTTGGCGGTGGCAACTATACCACACAAGGCATTACCCGCGACGGAAAAATGCTGCTCGATTACATGCACGGCCGCCATATTGCCATCGACATGTCGCATACCAGCGATGCACTGGCCTATGATATACTGGAGCACATTGATAAAGAAAAGCTGGACATTCCGGTTATTGCCAGTCACTCTAATTTCAGGCAGGTGTGGGAACATGCACGCAATTTACCCCGCGAGCTTGTGCAGGAGATCGTGCACCGTAAAGGCCTGATCGGCATGAATTTCCTGCGGTCTTTCCTGAACGATGATAAACCTGAAGCGATATTTGAGCACATTATGCATGGCTTTGCAAATGGTGCGGAGGATGCTATCTGCTTCGGAGCAGATTACTTTTACACCGCCGACGAAAAGTACGCTGACCAGCAGCCCTTTTACTTCCCTGACCTGGTGCATGCCGGCGTAAGCTATAGTTACATCCTTAAAAGACTGCAGCACCAACTCAGCCCGGAACAACTGCAAAAGCTGGCTTACGGAAATGCGGTACAGTTTCTGGAGCGTATCTGGACAAAACCTTAA